A genomic region of Serinus canaria isolate serCan28SL12 chromosome 1A, serCan2020, whole genome shotgun sequence contains the following coding sequences:
- the SPX gene encoding spexin — protein sequence MKGLHKPSVSALALLLAASLVAFSWSAPQAHFQRRNWTPQAMLYLKGAQGRRFVTDESQRKDLYDRVQLETRSHNTNPLSLPEAAALFLTSLQKVQEVEEENSEHPGYLTDSLLNW from the exons ATGAAG GGGCTGCATAAACCCTCAGTGTCTGCCCTGGCGCTGCTCCTGGCAGCGTCCCTCGTCGCCTTCTCCTGGAGTGCCCCTCAG GCTCATTTCCAAAGGAGAAACTGGACTCCTCAGGCCATGCTCTATTTGAAGGGTGCAC AGGGACGTCGCTTTGTCACAGATGAGAGCCAGAGGAAGGACCTGTATGACAGAGTGCAGCTTG AAACACGCAGCCATAACACAAATCCTTTATCTCTTCCTGAAGCGGCTGCACTGTTCCTTACTTCCTTACAGAAAGTGCAAGAAG tggaagaggaaaacagtgaACACCCTGGCTACCTAACAGACAGTCTATTAAATtggtaa